The following coding sequences lie in one Phalacrocorax aristotelis chromosome 2, bGulAri2.1, whole genome shotgun sequence genomic window:
- the UBE2W gene encoding ubiquitin-conjugating enzyme E2 W isoform X1: MASMQKRLQKELLALQNDPPPGMTLNEKSVQNSITQWIVDMEGAPGTLYEGEKFQLLFKFSSRYPFDSPQVMFTGDNIPVHPHVYSNGHICLSILTEDWSPALSVQSVCLSIISMLSSCKEKRRPPDNSFYVRTCNKNPKKTKWWYHDDTC, from the exons AAACGATTACAAAAAGAACTGTTGGCATTGCAGAATGATCCACCTCCAGGAATGACTCTAAATGAAAAGAGTGTACAAAATTCAATTACGCA GTGGATTGTAGACATGGAAGGTGCTCCAGGAACACTATATGAAGGGGAGAAATTTCAGCTTCTATTTAAGTTCAGTAGTCGGTATCCTTTTGATTCGCCTCAG GTCATGTTTACTGGAGACAATATTCCTGTTCATCCTCATGTTTATAGCAATGGTCATATCTGTTTATCCATTCTAACAGAAGACTGGTCTCCAGCTCTCTCAGTGCAATCTGTTTGTCTTAGCATTATTAGCatgctttccagctgcaaagaaaag aGGCGACCTCCAGATAACTCATTTTATGTAAGAACGTGTAACAAGaatccaaagaaaacaaaatggtgGTATCATG atgacaCATGTTGA
- the UBE2W gene encoding ubiquitin-conjugating enzyme E2 W isoform X2, which produces MTLNEKSVQNSITQWIVDMEGAPGTLYEGEKFQLLFKFSSRYPFDSPQVMFTGDNIPVHPHVYSNGHICLSILTEDWSPALSVQSVCLSIISMLSSCKEKRRPPDNSFYVRTCNKNPKKTKWWYHDDTC; this is translated from the exons ATGACTCTAAATGAAAAGAGTGTACAAAATTCAATTACGCA GTGGATTGTAGACATGGAAGGTGCTCCAGGAACACTATATGAAGGGGAGAAATTTCAGCTTCTATTTAAGTTCAGTAGTCGGTATCCTTTTGATTCGCCTCAG GTCATGTTTACTGGAGACAATATTCCTGTTCATCCTCATGTTTATAGCAATGGTCATATCTGTTTATCCATTCTAACAGAAGACTGGTCTCCAGCTCTCTCAGTGCAATCTGTTTGTCTTAGCATTATTAGCatgctttccagctgcaaagaaaag aGGCGACCTCCAGATAACTCATTTTATGTAAGAACGTGTAACAAGaatccaaagaaaacaaaatggtgGTATCATG atgacaCATGTTGA